CCGACCACGACTTTCGCCCTACCCTCTTCTTCGGACCAAAGCCCCGGCGCCATCGCGCCGGGGCCTCGCGATGCCTGGATACTTCGATTCGGCACCCGGCACGAAACGGAGACTGGAGTGAGCACACGGCAGATCAAAAAGACCACATCCGAGCGTCGTGACCTGGAAATTCGGCGCCAGCTCTACGGTGGAGATGCCTTCGCGCGCCTCGATGAAGGCGATGACCGAGGTTTTTATGAAGTCGACCGCACTGTCCAGCACCTCGACCAAAGGGCTTTGGATACGGTGACCGCAGTTATTGAGTCGCTGGTGGTCGAGGGGCGTCCTTGTGTGCTCGATCTCATGGCAAGCTGGGACTCGCACCTACCGGCATGCCTCGATCCACAACGGGTCATCGGCCTTGGACTCAACCGCCGCGAACTCGCCGCCAACCATCGTCTCGATCAGCGCATCGTTCACGACCTCAACAAAAATCCTCACCTCCCGTTTCCGGAGGCGTCCTTCGACGTCGTGATCAACACCGTGTCGATCGATTACCTCATCAAACCGTTTGAGGTCGTCGCCGAGGTTGCCCGGATCCTGCGCCCGGGCGGTCTTTTCCTGGTCATCTTCTCGAATCGGTTCTTCCCGGAAAAAGTCGTCCAAGTCTGGCGCACGGCGAGTGAAGCGGAGCGGGTGCTGATAGTCCGGGATTACCTGAGCTCGAGTCCGCTGTTGACGCCGCCTCAGGATTTCGCATCGCTCGGTCGACCGCGTCCAAAGGGCGATCGCTACGCTGGCCTCGGTCTTCCGAGCGACCCGGTTTTCGCGGTCTGGGCGGAACGTACCGGTTCACCAAGCGACCGACCCCACCGCCACCCACCTGTCATCGAATCCCCCGAGATTCCGAAGGCCGAGGTCCTCGAGGCGCGCCGAGGCTCCGTTGCCAGCTCTCTGAAATGTCCCTACTGCAATGAACGCCTCCGCAAATGGTCGGTCCCGCAGACGCCATTCACGGAATGGGATGTCGCGTTCATGTACATCTGCTTCAACGACCGATGCCCGTACGTGGTGCGAGGTTGGGATGCGATGGAGCGCCAGGGCAACCGCGGTATGTCCTACCGCCTGATGTACAACCCGGCCAGTGATCGCTGCATGCCGGTTCCAGTTCCGAGCCTCAACGCCCTACGAGACGGCATTGTCGACGAAAGCAGGTGATTCAAGGGACGGTTGACGCCACCCTGGCGGACCCGTTTCGAATTCAACGCTTAACTGTCGGGAAGATGCGAACCGCGCTCCAAGGTCTCGAGGGTCTTCGCGTCGAGTACGCGAATAGGGTGTTTCTCGATGTAGCGATGCAGAAGAGGCCCGGCGCCCGCCGGGGCTACGAGAATCGCATCATCGGCGTTCAGGTCAAACCGAGCCATCGCCAGTTCCCGCCCCAAGCCGACCTCCGCCGGGGTCGAGCCCGTTTCACACCGCACAACTGTGCGACGACGGCCGTCGTCGATCAACAGGTCGGCGCCGGTCGCGTGTCGATCGAGGATTTCGATGGATCTCGGATTGCCAAGAAGCTCGAGTACGCCGGTTCGAAGCTGATCCCGGTCGGCATGGAGCCACCGCATCTGCCGTTCAAACGACCGCTGCACGTCTCGTCCGGCCTCACTTTCGGCAAGCGCCTGTCGATAGCGCAGCCAATCGCGGAAGGTCGAGTCGCACGACGATCTCCACAGCTTCTCGAACCTGCCGGCAAGACTCACGCAGCCGATCACCAGCGGCAAGAGAAGGACAAGCCAGGCTGCAACCAGGACCGGGGCGAGAAAGAGAGTTGCAGCCAGAGAACCGGTCTTCCAGGCCGTAAAAGCTACTACAACCGCCAGCAGAACGGTCACCGCGACCGCGCACAGAGCCCCTCGTCGCTGCTCGACGATCAGCTCCGGTTCGTTTTCGAGAAATTCAGCGGTGAGGCCGAATTCCTCGGGGCGCGGGGTTGATCCATCCGCAGTCATTCGGAATAGCCTCCTCCACTTCAAGTTAGAACCTTCCTCACTGATACGCAAGGTCAGCTCGTCAGAGCGGCCACGCCGCGTGGTGCTCCAGGTGGCCACTCCGCTGTGAGGCGTGGCGAGATATGGACATGGATTCGCAACACCTGCCCGAGCCGTCGTGGCGCGCCTGGCACGACGATGAGCCGATACGACTGGGAATATCGTCGTGCCTTCTCGGCGCCAAGGTCCGGTACGACGGCGGGCACAAGCGGGACCGATATCTGACCGACGCGCTCGGCGAGTGGTTTCGATGGGTGCCGGTCTGTCCCGAGCTCGAGATCGGTCTCGGAGTCCCGCGGCCGACGATCCGCCTCCTACAGGCCTACCCTCACCCGCGTCTCGAAGAGCCGATTTCGGGCCAGGACCTGACCGAGCGCATGGAGACTTACGCACGCGAAAAGGTGGTCGAGCTGATTTCGAAGGACCTCGACGGTCTCATCCCCAAACGCGCCTCTCCGAGTTGCGGCATTGAACGGGTCAAGGTTTTCGGGAAGGGCGGCATGCCGTCGAAGAAAGGCGTCGGTGTCTTCGCCCGGGTCTTGATGGAACACTGGCCCAACCTTCCGGTAGAGGAGGAGGGCCGGCTCAACGACGCCCATCTGCGCGAGCTGATGCTCAGGAATCGCGTATAGCGGATCGGAGCCTGACTGGCCTGTTGCAGGATCGCGCCGTCTTCGAACAGACCATTTGAGGATCAGACTCTTCCACGGATAGAAAAAGGCCCGCCTGATGGCGGGCCCTCTATTTCTCGATCCTCGTCCCTCGAAATCAACCGCGCGGCAGAATCACCGCATCGATCACATGGATCACGCCGTTCGAGGCCTCGATGTCCGTTTGCACCACGTTCGCATCGTTGATGCGTACACCATTCTCGGCGACCACTATATCGATGTCCGAACCCTGTGCGGTGGTCGCACTCTTCAGGTTGACCACGTCAGCCGCCAGAACCTTGCCCGGAACCACGTGGTAGAGCAGTAACTCACGCAGCGCGTTGGGGTCGTCCAACAAGGATTCGACCGTACCCTCGGGAAGCTCAGCGAATGCCTCATCGGTCGGCGCGAAAACGGTGAACGGGCCTTTCGACTGCAGGGCCTCCACCAGACCCGCCGCCTTTGCCGCCGCCACAAGGGTATTGAACGTGCCTGCCGAGGACGCGGTGT
This DNA window, taken from Acidobacteriota bacterium, encodes the following:
- a CDS encoding class I SAM-dependent methyltransferase, with the protein product MSTRQIKKTTSERRDLEIRRQLYGGDAFARLDEGDDRGFYEVDRTVQHLDQRALDTVTAVIESLVVEGRPCVLDLMASWDSHLPACLDPQRVIGLGLNRRELAANHRLDQRIVHDLNKNPHLPFPEASFDVVINTVSIDYLIKPFEVVAEVARILRPGGLFLVIFSNRFFPEKVVQVWRTASEAERVLIVRDYLSSSPLLTPPQDFASLGRPRPKGDRYAGLGLPSDPVFAVWAERTGSPSDRPHRHPPVIESPEIPKAEVLEARRGSVASSLKCPYCNERLRKWSVPQTPFTEWDVAFMYICFNDRCPYVVRGWDAMERQGNRGMSYRLMYNPASDRCMPVPVPSLNALRDGIVDESR
- a CDS encoding DUF523 domain-containing protein, whose product is MDSQHLPEPSWRAWHDDEPIRLGISSCLLGAKVRYDGGHKRDRYLTDALGEWFRWVPVCPELEIGLGVPRPTIRLLQAYPHPRLEEPISGQDLTERMETYAREKVVELISKDLDGLIPKRASPSCGIERVKVFGKGGMPSKKGVGVFARVLMEHWPNLPVEEEGRLNDAHLRELMLRNRV
- a CDS encoding fasciclin domain-containing protein, whose translation is MRKFVILSAILALAASPVVAGNCGTSHAKVASANIVDTASSAGTFNTLVAAAKAAGLVEALQSKGPFTVFAPTDEAFAELPEGTVESLLDDPNALRELLLYHVVPGKVLAADVVNLKSATTAQGSDIDIVVAENGVRINDANVVQTDIEASNGVIHVIDAVILPRG